A stretch of DNA from Bacillota bacterium:
TTCAGTCTCTTGCCTTGTGGTTTACCAAATTCAAGTTAATAGTAACTTATTTTTGCGCTATGGTAAATACCTTTGAATGCAAGAAGACTTGAGGAATCTACATTGATCCTGCACTTGCCATAACACTTGCCTGGCTTTCACATTTTATGGAATTCAATTCACGGAACAACCCATTTAGGGAGACAACACCCACTATACGGTTAGAATCTGCCACTAACACCATGCTAGCATTATGTTTAGTCATTTTGTGACTAGCTTTCATCAAGGTATCATTCATATCTACTGTCACCGGCGATTTCATGACATCTTTTACTGCTCGACAAGCTATCTTATGCCATTGCTCAGTCAAGAGCCCTTCCCAGAATATCTCCATCTTCATGCGTCCCTTAGTGTAGCGAGGCTGAAGAGCATTCAAGATATCGGAGCTACTTACTGTCCCTAAAATCAAATCGCCTTCCCGGACCAAAACCGTAGGGTTACAGTTGCCTTTTCCCTCAGCCTCGGAAATAATGTTCAAGACTGTACGCAACTGGCTATCCGGTTGCACTTCTGACGACGGCAGAGATTCCATTATATCCTCCACTCTTTTTTCCCACGACATACATAATCCCTCCTAGGATTCCAGTTAGATGTTTTGCTGCCCGTTTCTCAACAGTTCCTCATATATAACCGGGACCTCTAGGACACCAATTACATTAGGACCGTCTAAGACAGCCAGCGCGGGCATTTTTGTTTTATTAAAACAGTAAACAGCCCTCATCAAACAGCCATCAGCGTGCACACCTACCATTTTTATAGGCACAAAGATATCGCTTACCTTTTTGGAATTAAGTTTTTTGACCTGTTCCGTCCAAAGCCCACTCCAGAATACGGGCACCGACCACTGGTTAACATTAAATGCCTCGGGCTCCAAAGCTTCCAGTATACTCCTCATGGTCAAAAGGCCTACCACCTTGCCATCACTACTGACAACTGCTGAATTGCAACTCCGGCAATCTTGACGGAAATTATAAAGCAAGTGAATGGTATCACCCATATCATCACCAAGGTCTACCCATGGAACCTTTTCCAACGGCGTCATTAAATCTCGCACTTTTTTTCCATAACCATCACCCTTCATATTAGATGACGTCATACGCCCCACAAGCAGAGAAATGAAATTATACAGCACACTGACTGTCGTTTAATGTACTATATGTCGCAACTTTCGTGCCAATCAACAAATGCACATACTATCTGGACTGCAGAGTAACACTCGCTATGCAGCTGTTTGGTTTCCCACAATTCACTTAAACTAACTGTATTAAAAGGTACATCTAATTGAATTTTCCCAATTTTGGGACATTGTCAAGAAGGTGAATACATTCATGACACTATGGCATTGCATGTCCACAATGTAGACGTATAATTCTGTCTAAAAAATAAAAAAAGTGATAGTTATACACACTATCACTTTGCCAAATGATTGGTACACCGCAGTTGCTGTACCACGGCACACCAATTGTCGCAATTTTTTGCTTTGTGGCATAGATGTTGCAACTTCTACAATTAAGACTATAAATTTTCTAGTAAATAATTAATTATTACGCCCGGCGAGAAAAACCACCGGGCGTAATAATAACATCAAAATCAACCGAGTTTAGTTGCCTGTTTCAACAGACTTATTTTCTACCTGCTTGGCAAAGGAAGGATTAAACTTTAAATTTTCATGATACTTTTTCTTAACATTAGTTAGAACTATAGTTACCGGCCTAAAGGCCAGGTGAGACCACTTTGCGAAAGGTACTTCGAAAACAAGCATTGGAACCGCAACCATTATGTGAAGAACATAAATCACATAGGTGGCAAGAGGTAGACCGTCA
This window harbors:
- a CDS encoding CBS domain-containing protein — translated: MSWEKRVEDIMESLPSSEVQPDSQLRTVLNIISEAEGKGNCNPTVLVREGDLILGTVSSSDILNALQPRYTKGRMKMEIFWEGLLTEQWHKIACRAVKDVMKSPVTVDMNDTLMKASHKMTKHNASMVLVADSNRIVGVVSLNGLFRELNSIKCESQASVMASAGSM
- a CDS encoding CBS domain-containing protein, encoding MTSSNMKGDGYGKKVRDLMTPLEKVPWVDLGDDMGDTIHLLYNFRQDCRSCNSAVVSSDGKVVGLLTMRSILEALEPEAFNVNQWSVPVFWSGLWTEQVKKLNSKKVSDIFVPIKMVGVHADGCLMRAVYCFNKTKMPALAVLDGPNVIGVLEVPVIYEELLRNGQQNI